GATTTGAATCCTGAAACTCCTTTAACGCGTCGGCAAAATCGTCCCATTGTCCCTCCACCATTTTCCTCTTCATCGCATTCAAGTCTGCGTCGATGAAGATGTCCGGCCAGGTTCGAGTGATGCGTTCCCGCAAACGGGGTTGACGCTCGGTCGCTTGCTTCAATTGAGCAATGAAACCGTTTTTCCCTCCTTCCATCTCGCCCCAACGCTTGCGGGACCATGCCGGTAACGTTTCGGACTCTGTCGATGCGAAGACTTGTTGAGCCGCCTCAAGGTCACTCAAGACGTTGCCATCAGCGTAATGGCCTGGCAAAGCATCTTCATCGTGATGTAGGAGTGCACGACAGACGATTGCAATCGACTCTCGTTCGGAAGGATTGCCACGGGGAAGCGAGTTTCGGTACTCAAGCTCTAGCTCAGGCGTGAGCGATTGTCGATCCAAGGCTGCAATCTGAACTCTGGCTGAAAGCACGTCCCTCTTCAATTCGCTTGTCTCGAGCTTCTGCAAATCGAGCAAGTTTAGCTTCGAGTCACCGAGAACCGTCTCGATGATGTCAAGTTCTTTTGAGATCGCATCGTTCGGCGAGGCGAATCCGCCTTGGACCAGTTGAGAATGGCATGCATCGACCCACTTCTGGCATGTCGCCAAGGTGAACGTGCGGATCTGCATTTTCAATTCCGGGTCGGCACCGGAAAAGGCTCTTTCGACATTCCTGATAAGACCTTGATGGAGTGCAACCTTGGCATTGAATGAGACTTGAGATTCCGTATCGACAAAACCGAAATCCTTTTCGTTCGCGCGAACTTGCTCAAACAGCACTTCGGCAGCAAACACGCCGCGTCCAGTAAACCGTCCCCACGACTCCGGTGCAACCGAACGCCACAGAAAACCGCTGCCGACGATCATTGCGACAAGCAACACGCAACCCGCTATCAGTCGTGGCAGCGTGATCGCTCCGCCGGACTTCTCGACCCCACTGGCAACCGCCAGCGCCTTTATCAAATCGGTACACGAATCGAATCGCTTTTTCGGGTCAGCCTGCATCGCGATTCGCAGTACTTTGCGTTCCGGCGATGTCACTTCATTCAGATCCAGATTGCCGGTCCCTTTCGCCAAAATGATCGTGGCTTCTGTGGTGATGTCAAATGGCAATAGACCGGTGCGAAGTTCAAAGTAGGTGACTGCCAAGGCATACTGGTCCATCGTCGAACTGTAAGTCTGCCCCCCCAATACCTCGGGTGCGGCATACGCCGGCGATGCGAAAACGCGTCGCGTCAACCTGCTGTCGCCTTCCATTTTGTTGGCTAAACCAAAGTCGCAAACCTGGACTCCGCCGCCAACCAGCAGAATATTTTGCGGCTTGACGTCGCAGTGATAGATCGCATGAGAATGATTGAGTAAATCAATCGCCTTAGCGGCCTCACGCAAATACAAAACGCACTCCTTCGGCTCCAACCCACAGGCAACTTTGCGATCCTCGCGATCCTGCGGATTCAAGCCTGCGTTCAGCCTGACCTGTTGCAAACGGTCGTGCAGCGTGCAATCGCCTAACCCCATCACAACGATCAACTGCTCGGCATGGCGTTCGTCCTCGGCATCGCCCGAGTCATCGTCAATTGTGCGATTCGAAGCAGGCGGCGAAGAACCCGCTTGCATGGTGGCCGTCGCCCAGTTGGAATCCTCACTCGACGAATCCAGCACGACGCTGGTTTCTCCTTCTTCAAGCAGATTGCCCTGACTGTCCTTGGTCCAAAATCCGTGGACCGGACAAAGATTGGGATGGCGGATATTGCGAAGCGCTTTGAGTGCCTTCAGTTCTTTGCGACCACCAATGTCCGACAGCGACCGAACCACTTTGATCGCAACCTCGGTTCCCCCCGCCGCACGGCCCTTCCATACGTCCCCCGAAAAACCTTTTCCGAGTCGATGAACGAGCGTGTAACCGGGGACAACCTCTTGCCCCTCTTGGTACTGTAGCTCACTCGAATGGGACCCTTGATTGCTCATCTCACCCTACCGCATCCAAAACGCCAGGAACCTTCCACCCACTGGTTTGGGTAGCCTACCCCGTTTGACGCCTCGCAATTGCTTTTCGCACGATCGCTGGTTCGGAGGGAAATGTTGGGTATTCGTACCCCACTCTCGAATGTTCCTCCCCAAAAGCATTGTAGCAAAACCGATGGCAACGTGGCTGAGGCCAGCCGCGTTTCGCAAATCCGTGGTGGCGCAGATGGATCACGGTTTGCCGTTGAAAACGCTTCGAAAGCTGTGCAAACCAGCATGTCATCTGAATCGGAGATACCCGTTGGATGCGAGAGAGAAGGGAACCGATTTTGGATCCCGGGGCGAGCGAGGGACGCCTGCTGCAACAGGATCGTTCGATCCCATTGGCGAGGGTCAGGTAGGGCATTTCTTCCAGCACCGATATCGGAGTCGTCCGGGTGGGGCTAGTGCTGGTTTCCGCTGCCTGGGAACCGGCCTACCAAGATGCCAGTGCAAACCTCCCAAAAAGCCCAGTTCCCCAGCCTTACTTAGTTCCATCGTGGGTGGTTTCGGTGTAGTCTTATACATTGCATCGTGCGTAACAACCGGTACTACCTGAATAATTGTACAAAGGCGTTTGTCTCATGTTTCCCCGTCTATTTGAGCTGATTCACTCAAACCCAAGAAAGAAACGCCAGCAAATCGCTCGGAAACGTCGTGGCGCTCGCGCACGCGGGGTAATGTCTCGACAGCTGATTCATGAATCGCTCGAGGATCGGCGGCTACTGGCAGCGTTGACCGTCAATTCGTTGGATGACAGGACGCCGGAAGGCGAAACCGTTGCCGTCGCTCCGGCGCCGCTTGCCGCTGGGCCGACGACTTTGAATGCCCTCCCCACCGCCAACGATCAAGTCTTCATCGTCGGGACGGATCGTTCGACGCCTTCGGGCTTTTCGCATTCGGGCTTTCGTTTTGATCGCGACGGGACCTTTAATGACAAATTTGCCTTTGATTCTGGGGTTGTCGCCACGATTGCGACCAACGGCACTGATGTCTTTACCGGGAATTTCGGCAGCAATGTAATTAGTCGGTATTCGCCCGATGGAGCATTGCTCGGCGTTTTCGCAGACACCTCGGCTCTTGATGGCAATCTGTCGAACCTTGAGTTCGACAGCGCGGGCAACCTCTATGCGTCGCATGCCGGATCCGTATCGCAACCAAGAACGAGCGTTCGATTTGATCGTGCCGGGAGTCTAACGGAAACATTCTCGGATCCTCGTTTGGTATTCCCCCAGGGTATTGATGCGGATGCCTCGGGCAATGTATGGATCGCAAACGCGGCTGGTGTCGGGGTGGGCGTGGAGTTATTCAAGTTTTCTTCTTCCGGTTCGTTGCTTGGCCAATTCGACTTGAATGACATCGTGGGTAGCCCCAGCGACATCGCCATCGACGAAGCGGGAAACCGATTGTTCATTGCGGATGAGTTTGGCAGCGATTTGGGAGTCAGTGCGTTCAACATCGAGAGTGGTTCTCCCGTACTCATCGGCTCCATTGCAACACCGGGCCTCACGGGAGCTCTCGGGCTCTCTTACGATTCTGCCTCCGGTAATCTGTTTGTGGCTGATGATTCAGGATCGCTGGAAATCGCGACGTCAGGTGACGTGGTCAACACCTATGCCACAACCGAATTGGAGGGTCCCTGGGATATCGTTGCCTTGCGAACCGAGATTCCGGATACCGACGTAACCCTATCTAACGGTATTCTGACGATCACGGACAGCAACGGGGGGGATAGCAACGATGACCTGACGATCCGTTATGCCGATGGGATCTACACCATCACGGACAACGGTGGTCTCACGATCGATGCATCCTCGATCCCCGGGGCAACCGGAAGCGGAACGAGCACGGTCACGATTTCTGATGCCAGCGTTGCCAGCCTGATCGTGAACACACTTGGGGGCGACGATTCGCTAACCATCGATCGCAGCGGAGACGACTGGACCGTGCCGATTGCCTTCAATGGTGGTGATAACAACGATGAAATTTCGCTGCTCGGCGGCACTGCGACAACTTTGTCCTTTCACTACGCCACCGAGAACGATGGCGACATTGATATCGACGGTGCGACGATCCAGTACACGGGTTTGGAACCCATCACGTCGACGATCACTGCTGTCGATATTGTGTTGAACTTCGGAGCCACCGATGAAACGATCACCGTGACGGCGGTAGGGGCGGGACTAACGAACGTCGATTCTGATACCGGCGGCGAGACGACGACGTTCGCCAATCCGACCGGATCGTTGACCATCAACACCGAGGCCGGTGGTGGCGGTGGTGCAGATACCATTTTGCTACGAGGTTTAGGATCCGGTTTCGATGCGAACTTGAGTGTAAGTGCAGGAACCGATGATTCGATCACCTTGCAGACATCGTTGACCAATGTAGGCAGCGGCAATGTTGAGCTGTCAGCTGGAAGCGTTTTGTTCGATGACGCGAATCTGTTGACGACTGGGGCAATCTCGCTCGCCGCGACGGCTGGCTCGATCACAACGAACAACATCAATGCGATTGATCTTCAGGCTGCTTCGGCGACGCTGACGGCGAGCGATGGGGTTGGTACTTCGGCAGCGGGAGGTTGGCTCGATACGCGTGTTGATTTGTTGGAAGGCAGCTCCGGCGCGGGCGGTTTCTTCGTTCGAAATAGCGCCAGCTTCGCGATTGGCGGCGTGGGGCCGTTGGAAGGCGTGAGCACGACGAGCGGCGATATTGAGTTGCAATCCTCGCTTGGAATGATCACGGTCGGCGAAGATGTCGTTTCCGCTTCGGGATCGATCTCATTGACGGCAACGGATTCCGCAGGTTTTGGTAACGACTTGACGGTTCAACCGAGCGTCATGGTGCAAGCATCCACCGGTTCGGTCACGTTGCGCGCGGGCGATGACTTGATGCTTTCCGATGGTTCGACGGTTTCCGGCAATGTGGTCAGCTTGCAGAGTGATTTTGGTGACGCGGACGTTGGGGTGGGAACAACCGTTTCGATCCTTGGCACGATCACCAGCACGGTTGGCCCTGCGATGGCCGATGCGGTCGGTAACGATGATGATCTGATCATCCTCAATCCCGGTGCGGGACAATCTTCTGATGCGATTACCCTGAACGGACGTGCGGGCAACGATCGGTACAACATTTCGTTTGGGCGACTTGCTGGCGATGTGAACATTGCCGATACCGTTAGCGGGAATGACCAAGCGAATTTGTTCGGGACCACTGCCGACGAAACGTTCAACATCGACGGACAAAACGGCGGCACGATCGAGAACGTGACAGTTGGCGAAACGGTCGTTTACGCTTCCACGCTTGAATCGCTGACGTTGATAGCGGGCGATGGCAACGATACCTTTACCGGTTCCGCTGGAGCCGACTCAGGAGTCGAACCCTCTTTCTCAACACTGATCACGCTCGACGGCGGCAACCCTGTCGGTACTCCGCCCGACGATTTGATGATCCTCGATCCGCTGGGTAACGCGTTCTTGCCAACGGTCGACACGATCCAAGTCGATGGTGATTCCAACGGCTCCGTTGGCGAAGCGACCGATTTCCGCATCTTGACATTCTTATCGCTCGAACAAGCGGTCGACCTGAATTCAGCAAATGTTTCGATCGTCGGAACAGCCGACGACGACATTTTGACCGTGAACGCCACATCCTCTGATTCGGGAACGGTTCAATTGACCAGCGGCGGTGTTGCGGGTCCCATTTTTAGCTTCAGCGGAGCCAACAGCCTCTCGTTCTCAGGTCTCGATGGCGACGACGTCCTACGGATCAATAACCCGGTGGCCGGGTTGTTTGATCCCGCGGATGGCATCAGCTTTTTTGGTGGAGCTCAAGTCAACGGCGATTCGCTCGAAGTTCTCGGCGGAGCTGCGAGTATTGTCGAACACGTCTTCCTGAACGACCACGACGGCAGCATCTTCTATGATGGCGAAGTGACTCCGACCATCAGCTACACTGGCTTGGAGCCGGTCATCGATACGATTACCGCAACCACTCGAGTTTTCACCTTCACCTGCGGCGCGGAAACGATCACGCTCGGTGACGGTGCGGCCGCGAATGACAATCTCAACCAAATCGATTCGACTCTCGGTGAGAGCGTCTTGTTCACTAGCCCGAGCAGTGCTTTGACAGTCAATGCGGGCAGCGGAGTCGACGTCGTCAACGTGACCATGCTCGATACGCTTTATGCTGCATCTTTGATTGTCGACGGCGGTGCCACCGACACGGACACGTTGACGATGACCAATGTGGATTTGATCAACACTCCCGGACGCGGCTTGGCGGTCAGCGAATTTGAGACGGTCACGATCACCGCCGGAACGATCTCTGGTAACACCGCAGTGCTCGGCGGCGGTATTCGCATCAACGATTCCACAACCGCGACGACCACGGCCACTTTGGACAATGTGACGATCTCCGATAATCGGGCGACAGAAAGTGGCGGTGGCATTTGGAGCGATGCGTTTTCGCTTACGATTCAAGGCGGCTCTATCGCCGACAACGCTGCCAGCGGGAACGCAATCGGTCAAGGCGGTGGCGGTGTATTCAACCTTGCCGGCACACTTGACATCGATAATGCGGCGATCCAGCGGAACCATGCCGACGGAGCGCTCGGCAACGGCGGTGGCGTGATGACTGTCGGCGGAACGGTCACCATCGACAACACGACCATCGCATCCAATGAAGCAGCTCGCGCCGGCGGTGGAGTCGAGAACAACGGCGGGAACGTGACGTTAACCAATGTCACTGCCGGAGGGCCCGCCGTGGCCGACGGAAACACGGCGGGCGTCAACGGCGGCGGTTTGCATGCCTCGGGCGCAGCAAGTGTCACGCTTGTCGATGGCGGCTCGTTCCAGAACAACGTCGCAGCCCAAGAGGGCGGCGGATTGTGGAACGGCGATGGCCAAATGACGATCCGCAACAACACGACCATCGTCAATAACACGGCCAACTCGGGGGCAAACGCAGCCAATGACCAAGGTGGTGGTGGCGTGTTCAATATCGGCGGAACGCTCGATATCGATGACGCGACGATCACGAGCAATTTGGCCACGGCGAACAATGGCAACGGTGGTGGCGTGATGACCGTCGGCGGAACGGTCACCATCGACAACACGACCATCGCGTCCAACGCAGCGGCTCGCGCGGGCGGCGGAGTCGAAAATAACGGCGGAAACGTATCGTTAACCAATGTTACCGTCGGTGGACCAGCCGCGGCCGATGGAAACACGGCGGACGTCAATGGCGGCGGTTTGCATGCCTCGGGCGCAGCAAGTGTCACGCTTGTCGATGGCGGCTCGTTCCAGAACAACGTCGCGGCCGAGGGTGGCGGGCTCTGGAATGGTGACGGGATTATGCTCGTTACGGGAACCCAGATCGATAGCAACATGGCATTTGGGGCCCTTTCCGATCAAGCGGGCGGTGGTGCGTTCAATAGTACCGGAACGCTGACGCTCGACGGCGTTGCGTTGACGAACAACCTTGCCAATTCAGGTGATGCGGCCGGAGGCGGAGCATTCAATGATCAGGGAACGATGAACGTTCTGAATTCGACGATCCATGGCAATGATCTCTGCGCCTTGACGTACTTGCGTCCCAGTGGATCGATCGTTAACAACACCTTCGGCGTGAACGTGGGCGGCAACCTATGTCCATTGCTTGGGACCGATAACGACGACATCATTCTCGTAACAGATGATACGATTACCATCAATGCCGACTCGTTGTTCTATGACGACGACACACTCGGACCCATTACCATTGAATCAGCACTCGGCAACGACCGATTCGACATTCGATCGACCGATGCAGACAACCCGATCATCGCCGATGCAGGAGATGGGGACGATGTGATTCACATTTCGTCGGACGCACCAACCGATGCAGGCACCTTGAACGGAATCCTAGGTGACGTCACGGTGATCGGTGGACCGCACTCGTCAACTGCCGAAGCCACCGAAACGGTTACGGCCCGACGTGCTCCGGCAACGAGCGTCTCGGTATCGGCTGAGACTCCGGTGGGTGACATTCTGATTGTCAGTGACGACTCCAGTCCCATGGATAATTCCTACACGCTCAGTGATTCGGCTTTCCAGCGGACTGCGGCGGGTGCAACCGGAGTGATTTCGTATCAAACCGTCGAAACGCTCGATATTGAGACGGGCAACGGAAACGACACCGTAGAGGTCAGCACAACGGTTGCCAACAACCAAGTCACTCTTAGCACCAGCGGCGGAGATGACCAGGTCACGATCGTGAGCACCGGGGCCGACAGCATTTTTCGGCTCAACACGGAGGGTGGTGCGGATACGGTCGAGGTTCAAACAAGCGGCGACCAAAGTGTTCTACAAATCGATACGGCCGATCAAGCC
This genomic window from Novipirellula artificiosorum contains:
- a CDS encoding dockerin type I domain-containing protein, producing the protein MSRQLIHESLEDRRLLAALTVNSLDDRTPEGETVAVAPAPLAAGPTTLNALPTANDQVFIVGTDRSTPSGFSHSGFRFDRDGTFNDKFAFDSGVVATIATNGTDVFTGNFGSNVISRYSPDGALLGVFADTSALDGNLSNLEFDSAGNLYASHAGSVSQPRTSVRFDRAGSLTETFSDPRLVFPQGIDADASGNVWIANAAGVGVGVELFKFSSSGSLLGQFDLNDIVGSPSDIAIDEAGNRLFIADEFGSDLGVSAFNIESGSPVLIGSIATPGLTGALGLSYDSASGNLFVADDSGSLEIATSGDVVNTYATTELEGPWDIVALRTEIPDTDVTLSNGILTITDSNGGDSNDDLTIRYADGIYTITDNGGLTIDASSIPGATGSGTSTVTISDASVASLIVNTLGGDDSLTIDRSGDDWTVPIAFNGGDNNDEISLLGGTATTLSFHYATENDGDIDIDGATIQYTGLEPITSTITAVDIVLNFGATDETITVTAVGAGLTNVDSDTGGETTTFANPTGSLTINTEAGGGGGADTILLRGLGSGFDANLSVSAGTDDSITLQTSLTNVGSGNVELSAGSVLFDDANLLTTGAISLAATAGSITTNNINAIDLQAASATLTASDGVGTSAAGGWLDTRVDLLEGSSGAGGFFVRNSASFAIGGVGPLEGVSTTSGDIELQSSLGMITVGEDVVSASGSISLTATDSAGFGNDLTVQPSVMVQASTGSVTLRAGDDLMLSDGSTVSGNVVSLQSDFGDADVGVGTTVSILGTITSTVGPAMADAVGNDDDLIILNPGAGQSSDAITLNGRAGNDRYNISFGRLAGDVNIADTVSGNDQANLFGTTADETFNIDGQNGGTIENVTVGETVVYASTLESLTLIAGDGNDTFTGSAGADSGVEPSFSTLITLDGGNPVGTPPDDLMILDPLGNAFLPTVDTIQVDGDSNGSVGEATDFRILTFLSLEQAVDLNSANVSIVGTADDDILTVNATSSDSGTVQLTSGGVAGPIFSFSGANSLSFSGLDGDDVLRINNPVAGLFDPADGISFFGGAQVNGDSLEVLGGAASIVEHVFLNDHDGSIFYDGEVTPTISYTGLEPVIDTITATTRVFTFTCGAETITLGDGAAANDNLNQIDSTLGESVLFTSPSSALTVNAGSGVDVVNVTMLDTLYAASLIVDGGATDTDTLTMTNVDLINTPGRGLAVSEFETVTITAGTISGNTAVLGGGIRINDSTTATTTATLDNVTISDNRATESGGGIWSDAFSLTIQGGSIADNAASGNAIGQGGGGVFNLAGTLDIDNAAIQRNHADGALGNGGGVMTVGGTVTIDNTTIASNEAARAGGGVENNGGNVTLTNVTAGGPAVADGNTAGVNGGGLHASGAASVTLVDGGSFQNNVAAQEGGGLWNGDGQMTIRNNTTIVNNTANSGANAANDQGGGGVFNIGGTLDIDDATITSNLATANNGNGGGVMTVGGTVTIDNTTIASNAAARAGGGVENNGGNVSLTNVTVGGPAAADGNTADVNGGGLHASGAASVTLVDGGSFQNNVAAEGGGLWNGDGIMLVTGTQIDSNMAFGALSDQAGGGAFNSTGTLTLDGVALTNNLANSGDAAGGGAFNDQGTMNVLNSTIHGNDLCALTYLRPSGSIVNNTFGVNVGGNLCPLLGTDNDDIILVTDDTITINADSLFYDDDTLGPITIESALGNDRFDIRSTDADNPIIADAGDGDDVIHISSDAPTDAGTLNGILGDVTVIGGPHSSTAEATETVTARRAPATSVSVSAETPVGDILIVSDDSSPMDNSYTLSDSAFQRTAAGATGVISYQTVETLDIETGNGNDTVEVSTTVANNQVTLSTSGGDDQVTIVSTGADSIFRLNTEGGADTVEVQTSGDQSVLQIDTADQADTVTILNRGSTSGIDVTTGQEADTITLGDPVASASAVQTNSRAVIHVQSDAGEDTFDINEVFYETIVELLGGDDNDTFNLNASGADAAGFLGRINDDPIGAGGQDAQARTRELLIDGGDNGGAIRTFVEGITVDASNQFSETNVPNQDVGDTINVNAQDADVPLDLRYVITANAQGVLATTTPRATQAERDTTGNEVVDSLAVENFNINTGLADEILTITSEIPFGIEQSDQAIRWDGGGGANDRLEVLGTDQADRITIGRITGDPTIEPIEIDNVEYARVDGNEGDDQIANDSTAISVLNGGLGADTMLGGVAQDVLTGGDGVDFIGGRGGNDILLSDQDFGSDTLIPVDGDFIDGGDQDNLTPGDTCIQIGLDKVVNCEVLGDGGAEKDVLTWLRAVIVPIDSLQFETDPPDPRLAPFDPVAASPVPLVGTTEISSLFPAGSVPAPGGVPEGENVFDVNVDGAVTALDALIVINEMAANSDASVAPPEAEQVIGTVATTRRTDVNRDGQLSALDALLVINELSRAADFASIAGEQLPVVPQSSLIEIDPSTEETVVESAVGLPEELVTSAKPSASTTWADLVDQAFDANLEEREQDTGDNSLADLLTDPLGPDGI